Proteins encoded within one genomic window of Theobroma cacao cultivar B97-61/B2 chromosome 7, Criollo_cocoa_genome_V2, whole genome shotgun sequence:
- the LOC18594143 gene encoding mitogen-activated protein kinase kinase kinase NPK1, giving the protein MASSPVAVTEGFSFKYAVKHSSPSSRSSLCKEYRILQHFRGCPNIVQCFDLLTTESEEPSYNLLLDYAPGGNLLNLIKKYGGKIPESHVNSYTRMLLEGLYDIHKRGYVHCDLKPGNILVYPSDQPDSLSTLKIADFGLAKEPGDSDEPTTRPPGLAFRGTARYMSPESVRDGKITAAMDIWSLGCVIVEMMTGNPPWESVRTYEDLATKIALTDYIPNLPQDMSALGKNFLLRCFAKDPRDRWTAAGLKNHPYIHLKSAYFAVRTSFLQVPSGETSNPLEIQPAV; this is encoded by the exons ATGGCTTCTAGTCCAGTAGCAGTAACAGAAGGGTTTTCATTTAAGTATG CTGTTAAACATTCTTCTCCTTCGTCACGCTCCTCACTTTGCAAGGAATACCGCATCCTTCAACACTTTCGTGGTTGCCCAAACATTGTTCAGTGCTTTGATCTGCTGACCACTGAATCTGAGGAGCCGAGTTACAACTTGCTTCTCGATTATGCTCCTGGTGGGAATCTTCTGAATTTGATCAAAAAATATGGTGGTAAGATACCAGAATCTCATGTAAATTCCTATACGAGAATGTTACTTGAAGGACTTTATGATATTCATAAGAGAGGTTACGTCCACTGTGATCTCAAACCAGGAAACATTCTTGTTTATCCCTCTGATCAACCCGATTCGCTTAGTACTCTGAAGATTGCTGACTTTGGCTTAGCCAAGGAACCTGGAGATTCAGATGAGCCAACGACAAGGCCTCCCGGGCTTGCTTTTCGAGGCACCGCGCGTTACATGTCACCAGAATCTGTCAGGGATGGGAAAATCACTGCTGCTATGGACATATGGTCGCTAGGATGCGTTATTGTTGAGATGATGACGGGGAATCCACCTTGGGAATCTGTCAGAACTTATGAAGACTTGGCGACCAAGATTGCATTGACAGACTACATACCAAATTTACCCCAAGACATGTCAGCCTTAGGGAAAAATTTCTTGCTGAGGTGCTTTGCTAAGGATCCTCGGGATCGTTGGACTGCTGCTGGGCTGAAAAATCATCCTTATATCCATCTTAAGAGTGCATATTTTGCAGTAAGAACTAGTTTTCTTCAAGTTCCTTCTGGAGAAACTTCAAACCCTTTGGAGATACAACCCGCTGTCTAG
- the LOC18594148 gene encoding uncharacterized protein LOC18594148 isoform X1 — MEETTSEVTSPCLTSQMAYGPMYDQLNNALAWNSRQHTNVGIVHSQANQFQLVQGEPSEASEQPRARRCRPKLNEDQRRENKRQCDIKYRLNQKTKVNELTAENKRLLEKNEQFSAENRHLKEENGRLSVKSRHLEEHLRKLKSKGKLPTEDTQRQDSYISQPASQLDHQIVHVQVDHHGVGFNYEEAVYTDHHRMDSDIEGAVDGVDGLEINDLFLLENEVNQNGRVAIHECGPENQDSYLSVMCPADTAMRKFLTKLDEDVLSNVHLSDFTGLEGEQRIVGRYSFPLSLIPTVERINDACGDVSAASLINPDVAETIYILFCATIKEMEDLQLEQVTENKMIKWRDTIKDALRINFSAGFAMEHLKKIACAYFGLPGITLLYNMDARISKLEAELNHWKKKRDEINEGSKLCIAAAGEFAGVPVSTGLFPQSSCN; from the exons ATGGAGGAAACTACATCAGAAGTTACGAGTCCCTGTTTAACCTCACAGATGGCATATGGTCCAATGTATGACCAATTAAACAATGCTTTAGCATGGAACTCTCGGCAGCATACAAACGTGGGAATTGTGCATTCTCAAGCAAACCAATTCCAATTGGTTCAAGGGGAACCATCTGAAGCTTCAGAACAACCAAGAGCAAGACGTTGCAGACCTAAACTGAATGAGGATCAGAGAAGGGAAAACAAAAGACAGTGTGATATCAAGTATCGGCTAAACCAGAAG ACAAAAGTAAACGAACTGACTGCTGAGAACAAACGCTTGCTAGAGAAAAATGAGCAGTTTAGTGCTGAGAATAGACACTTAAAAGAGGAAAATGGAAGGTTGTCTGTTAAGAGCAGACACTTAGAAGAGCATCTCAGAAAACTGAAATCCAAAGGAAAACTTCCAACCGAAGATACACAGAGACAAGACAGTTATATTTCCCAACCAGCCAGCCAGCTTGATCATCAAATTGTTCATGTCCAGGTA GACCACCATGGAGTGGGCTTTAATTATGAAGAAGCTGTATACACG GACCACCACAGGATGGACTCTGATATTGAAGGAGCTGTTGACGGG GTTGATGGTTTGGAAATAAATGACTTGTTCTTACTTGAGAATGAGGTGAACCAAAATGGAAGAGTTGCTATCCATGAGTGTGGTCCAGAAAATCAAGATAGTTATCTAAGTGTTATGTGCCCTGCTGATACGGCTATGAGGAAATTCCTTACGAAACTTGATGAAGACGTTTTGAGTAATGTACACCTCTCAGACTTCACAGGCTTAGAGGGGGAGCAGAGAATAGTTGGGAGATACAGTTTTCCATTGTCTCTGATTCCTACTGTTGAGAGAATCAATGATGCATGTGGTGATGTTTCTGCAGCAAGTCTAATCAATCCCGATGTTGCTGAGACAATCTACATTCTGTTCTGTGCTACAATCAAAGAGATGGAGGATCTACAGCTTGAGCAAGTTACCGAGAACAAAATGATTAAGTGGAGAGATACAATCAAGGATGCTCTACGCATTAATTTCAGTGCTGGATTTGCAATGGAACATTTGAAGAAAATTGCCTGTGCTTACTTTGGTCTACCAGGAATCACACTACTCTACAACATGGATGCAAGAATCTCAAAATTAGAGGCTGAGTTGAATCACTGGAAGAAGAAACGTGATGAGATAAATGAAGGGTCCAAGTTGTGTATAGCTGCTGCAGGAGAGTTCGCTGGAGTGCCTGTCAGCACAGGTCTATTTCCTCAGTCTTCTTGCAACTGA
- the LOC18594142 gene encoding UBP1-associated protein 2C: protein MQGMDPTKKRKLDENGIVSTQSEPDPITKLTPQDGRKLIERFSVDQLLDILQDAVSRHVDVLAAVRSVADQDPAQRKLFIRGLGWDTTTDGLRSLFSVYGELEEAVVILDKATGKSKGYGFVTFKHVDGALLALKEPSKKIDGRVTVTQLAAAGNSGTNNNPVDVHMRKIYVANVPYDMPADKLLGHFAQYGEIEEGPLGFDKQTGKSRGFALFVYKTAEGAQAALVEPVKNIDGRQMNCKLAIEGKKGKPGQDGMMQSGGGAPGNAEMGIGGHGGGYGGPGGPGGLGGYGGYSAGLQGPPGPMGQPHHLNSSGVGVGALSGSGGGAGSGGYGSGLGGLYGGYGAPGSTGYGLSGAGAGSGLTGAGGGSSLYRLPPSSVGMPTGGYPESAHYSLSSSSAFPSQHHQGAGTSPVPRVPPGGMYPNGPPFY from the coding sequence ATGCAAGGCATGGATCCAACGAAGAAAAGGAAGCTGGATGAAAACGGGATCGTTTCAACCCAATCGGAACCCGACCCGATCACCAAACTAACCCCACAAGACGGCCGCAAACTAATCGAGCGATTCTCGGTCGACCAACTCCTCGACATCCTCCAAGACGCCGTGTCTCGCCACGTGGACGTCCTTGCTGCTGTTCGATCTGTAGCCGACCAAGACCCGGCTCAACGGAAGCTCTTTATCCGCGGCTTGGGTTGGGATACTACCACTGACGGCCTCCGTTCACTTTTTTCCGTCTATGGGGAACTCGAGGAAGCGGTTGTTATTCTCGACAAGGCCACCGGGAAGTCGAAAGGGTATGGATTCGTTACGTTCAAGCACGTCGATGGTGCTTTGCTTGCTCTCAAAGAACCCAGTAAGAAAATCGACGGGAGAGTCACGGTGACGCAGTTGGCGGCCGCGGGGAATTCGGGGACTAATAATAACCCTGTGGATGTTCATATGAGAAAGATTTATGTAGCCAATGTGCCGTACGATATGCCGGCTGATAAGTTATTGGGTCATTTTGCTCAGTATGGGGAAATAGAAGAGGGTCCTTTGGGGTTCGATAAGCAGACCGGGAAATCAAGGGGATTTGCTCTTTTTGTTTATAAGACGGCGGAAGGGGCTCAGGCGGCATTGGTGGAGCCAGTGAAGAACATTGATGGGAGACAGATGAATTGTAAGTTGGCTATTGAAGGGAAAAAGGGGAAGCCGGGACAAGATGGGATGATGCAAAGTGGGGGTGGCGCTCCAGGCAATGCTGAGATGGGGATTGGAGGGCATGGGGGAGGATATGGTGGGCCTGGTGGACCTGGCGGTTTGGGTGGTTACGGTGGGTATTCTGCTGGGTTGCAAGGGCCGCCGGGTCCAATGGGCCAGCCTCATCACTTGAATTCATCAGGAGTTGGAGTGGGAGCTTTGAGTGGGAGTGGAGGAGGTGCTGGTAGTGGGGGGTATGGTTctgggcttggtgggctgtATGGTGGGTATGGTGCTCCTGGTTCAACTGGCTATGGGTTAAGTGGTGCTGGTGCGGGGAGTGGGTTGACTGGTGCTGGTGGAGGGTCTTCGTTGTATAGGTTGCCGCCAAGTTCTGTTGGGATGCCAACAGGTGGATATCCGGAGAGTGCTCATTATAGCTTGTCTTCGTCATCTGCTTTCCCTAGTCAGCATCACCAAGGAGCTGGGACATCCCCTGTGCCAAGAGTTCCACCTGGTGGAATGTATCCAAATGGACCACCTTTCTACTGA
- the LOC18594147 gene encoding serine carboxypeptidase-like 44 yields the protein MDNRVLFLGLFLFTLGGVNGFPMNDLIEKLPGQPNVTFRQFSGYIDVDENAGRSLFYYFVEAENDPMNRPLTIWLTGGPGCGSVGDGFLSVGPFITTANAHGLQRNLYSWIKASNLLFIDSPIGAGWSYSNTSSDHEVGDESTNKDLLTFILQWSEKYPNFKSRDLYLGGSSYAGHFIPNLANALLDYNKQSNNFKFNIKGLALGNPLLRNKLDTLAIYDFFWSRGMININLHQQILKECNGIDEDNYSNNATKWSKLCQEAMDKAELAAFVLSSINAAKTSHFDVLRASCNEKWEDLVLGKEVTKVSYEVDMCIPFRADFYFNIPEVQKAFHGNRTNLGYQWKGCFEKSGLKYSDADKDIDMLPALKKILQQSIPITIFSGDQDAIVPTVGTLNHVNKLAKDMNLNLTKDEAWNHENKGGGWMYSYDNLLTLMTVKEANHHVTFSKPFEALFIFTNIVINRSH from the exons ATGGATAACAGGGTACTCTTTTTAGGTCTTTTCTTGTTCACACTTGGTGGTGTTAATGGATTTCCCATGAATGATCTAATAGAAAAATTGCCCGGACAACCAAATGTTACCTTCAGGCAATTTTCTGGCTACATTGACGTTGATGAAAATGCTGGTAGAAGTTTGTTCTATTATTTTGTCGAAGCTGAAAACGATCCAATGAATCGACCTCTCACTATCTGGCTAACTGGAG GACCAGGCTGTGGTTCAGTTGGAGATGGGTTTTTAAGTGTTGGTCCTTTCATTACCACAGCTAATGCTCATGGTCTCCAGAGAAATTTATATTCTTGGATCAAag CGTCAAATCTCCTATTTATTGATTCCCCTATTGGAGCGGGATGGTCCTACTCAAACACAAGCAGTGACCATGAAGTTGGAGATGAAAGTACAA ATAAAGACCTGCTTACATTCATACTCCAATGGTCTGAAAAGTACCCAAATTTTAAGTCTAGAGATTTATATCTTGGCGGATCAAGCTATGCAG GACACTTCATACCCAATTTGGCTAATGCATTGCTTGATTACAACAAACAATCAAACAATTTCAAGTTCAACATCAAAGGATTGGCA ttggGGAATCCGCTTCTTCGAAATAAGCTAGACACGCTTGCAATATATGATTTCTTTTGGTCACGCGGAATGATTAATATTAACTTGCACCAACAAATCTTGAAAGAATGCAATGGAATCGACGAAGACAACTATTCCAATAATGCTACCAAATGGTCTAAATTATGCCAAGAAGCCATGGACAAAGCCGAATTGGCtgcttttgttttatcttccaTTAATGCAGCTAAGACAAGCCACTTTGATGTTCTTCGTGCATCTTGTAATGAAAAGTGGGAAGACCTTGTGTTAGGGAAGGAG GTTACCAAGGTTAGCTATGAAGTAGATATGTGCATTCCTTTTAGGGCAGATTTCTATTTCAACATTCCGGAAGTTCAAAAAGCTTTTCATGGGAATCGAACCAATTTAGGGTATCAATGGAAGGGTTGTTTTGA GAAAAGTGGCCTTAAATACAGCGATGCTGATAAAGACATTGACATGCTTCCTGCTTTGAAGAAAATTCTCCAACAGTCTATTCCTATTACAATATTCAG TGGAGACCAAGATGCTATCGTACCAACGGTTGGAACCTTAAACCACGTAAACAAGTTAGCCAAGgatatgaatttgaatttgacaAAAGATGAAGCTTGGAATCATGAAAACAAG GGTGGAGGTTGGATGTACTCGTACGACAATTTATTGACATTGATGACCGTAAAAGAAGCTAATCATCATGTGACTTTTTCAAAACCATTTGAAGCTTTATTTATCTTCacaaatattgtaattaatcGATCACACTGA
- the LOC18594146 gene encoding mitogen-activated protein kinase kinase kinase 3, whose amino-acid sequence MLLTLEGIPYPSTVRGCPNIVQCFDMLTIIESEVPNYNLFLDYAPGGDLLNLIKKYGGKIPESHVKSYTRMLLEGLRDVHKRGYVHCDLKPGNILVHPSDQPDSLSTLRIADFGLAKEPEETDGPRTCPHQLTFRGTARYMSPESVKDGNITAALDIWSLGCVVVEMMTGNPPWESVTTNRELAMKIALTDYIPDIPQDMSNLGKDFLMKCFAKDPRNRWTAAMLRSHPFIYLDSTFFAAKISFLQVPSGEASNPWGIQPVV is encoded by the coding sequence ATGCTCCTCACTCTGGAAGGAATACCGTATCCTTCAACAGTTCGTGGTTGCCCCAATATTGTTCAATGCTTTGATATGCTGACCATTATTGAATCTGAGGTGCCGAATTACAACTTGTTTCTTGATTATGCCCCTGGTGGGGATCTTCTGAATTTGATCAAGAAATATGGCGGTAAAATACCAGAATCTCATGTAAAGTCCTATACGAGAATGTTGCTTGAAGGGCTTCGTGATGTTCATAAGAGAGGTTACGTCCATTGTGATCTCAAACCAGGAAACATTCTTGTTCATCCCTCTGATCAACCCGATTCGCTTAGTACTTTGAGGATTGCTGATTTTGGCTTAGCCAAGGAACCTGAAGAAACAGATGGGCCAAGGACTTGTCCTCACCAGCTTACTTTTCGAGGTACTGCGCGTTACATGTCACCAGAATCTGTCAAGGATGGGAATATCACTGCTGCTTTGGACATATGGTCGCTAGGATGCGTTGTTGTTGAGATGATGACTGGAAATCCACCTTGGGAATCTGTCACAACTAATCGAGAGTTGGCGATGAAGATTGCACTGACAGACTATATACCAGATATACCCCAAGACATGTCAAACTTAGGGAAAGATTTCTTGATGAAGTGCTTTGCTAAGGATCCTCGGAATCGTTGGACTGCTGCTATGCTGAGAAGTCATCCTTTTATCTATCTTGACAGTACATTTTTTGCAGCGAAAATAAGTTTTCTTCAAGTTCCTTCGGGAGAAGCTTCAAATCCTTGGGGAATACAACCTGTTGTCTAG
- the LOC18594148 gene encoding uncharacterized protein LOC18594148 isoform X2, with product MEETTSEVTSPCLTSQMAYGPMYDQLNNALAWNSRQHTNVGIVHSQANQFQLVQGEPSEASEQPRARRCRPKLNEDQRRENKRQCDIKYRLNQKTKVNELTAENKRLLEKNEQFSAENRHLKEENGRLSVKSRHLEEHLRKLKSKGKLPTEDTQRQDSYISQPASQLDHQIVHVQDHHGVGFNYEEAVYTDHHRMDSDIEGAVDGVDGLEINDLFLLENEVNQNGRVAIHECGPENQDSYLSVMCPADTAMRKFLTKLDEDVLSNVHLSDFTGLEGEQRIVGRYSFPLSLIPTVERINDACGDVSAASLINPDVAETIYILFCATIKEMEDLQLEQVTENKMIKWRDTIKDALRINFSAGFAMEHLKKIACAYFGLPGITLLYNMDARISKLEAELNHWKKKRDEINEGSKLCIAAAGEFAGVPVSTGLFPQSSCN from the exons ATGGAGGAAACTACATCAGAAGTTACGAGTCCCTGTTTAACCTCACAGATGGCATATGGTCCAATGTATGACCAATTAAACAATGCTTTAGCATGGAACTCTCGGCAGCATACAAACGTGGGAATTGTGCATTCTCAAGCAAACCAATTCCAATTGGTTCAAGGGGAACCATCTGAAGCTTCAGAACAACCAAGAGCAAGACGTTGCAGACCTAAACTGAATGAGGATCAGAGAAGGGAAAACAAAAGACAGTGTGATATCAAGTATCGGCTAAACCAGAAG ACAAAAGTAAACGAACTGACTGCTGAGAACAAACGCTTGCTAGAGAAAAATGAGCAGTTTAGTGCTGAGAATAGACACTTAAAAGAGGAAAATGGAAGGTTGTCTGTTAAGAGCAGACACTTAGAAGAGCATCTCAGAAAACTGAAATCCAAAGGAAAACTTCCAACCGAAGATACACAGAGACAAGACAGTTATATTTCCCAACCAGCCAGCCAGCTTGATCATCAAATTGTTCATGTCCAG GACCACCATGGAGTGGGCTTTAATTATGAAGAAGCTGTATACACG GACCACCACAGGATGGACTCTGATATTGAAGGAGCTGTTGACGGG GTTGATGGTTTGGAAATAAATGACTTGTTCTTACTTGAGAATGAGGTGAACCAAAATGGAAGAGTTGCTATCCATGAGTGTGGTCCAGAAAATCAAGATAGTTATCTAAGTGTTATGTGCCCTGCTGATACGGCTATGAGGAAATTCCTTACGAAACTTGATGAAGACGTTTTGAGTAATGTACACCTCTCAGACTTCACAGGCTTAGAGGGGGAGCAGAGAATAGTTGGGAGATACAGTTTTCCATTGTCTCTGATTCCTACTGTTGAGAGAATCAATGATGCATGTGGTGATGTTTCTGCAGCAAGTCTAATCAATCCCGATGTTGCTGAGACAATCTACATTCTGTTCTGTGCTACAATCAAAGAGATGGAGGATCTACAGCTTGAGCAAGTTACCGAGAACAAAATGATTAAGTGGAGAGATACAATCAAGGATGCTCTACGCATTAATTTCAGTGCTGGATTTGCAATGGAACATTTGAAGAAAATTGCCTGTGCTTACTTTGGTCTACCAGGAATCACACTACTCTACAACATGGATGCAAGAATCTCAAAATTAGAGGCTGAGTTGAATCACTGGAAGAAGAAACGTGATGAGATAAATGAAGGGTCCAAGTTGTGTATAGCTGCTGCAGGAGAGTTCGCTGGAGTGCCTGTCAGCACAGGTCTATTTCCTCAGTCTTCTTGCAACTGA
- the LOC18594144 gene encoding uncharacterized protein LOC18594144: MHSPIGQPKASNRPQTRGCGSINQFQRRIDKRKNGKKNTHLTEIIKMLIVEYHEVRSRDLEQQENSYSYSVNQAQDHHPVFSVQDAQGMDSNRGGTPDELDGLQLDDLLDDLPSNELDTSEPVVQPNRTLAEFLMKIDEDVQSNVDISDFMSFLEGEHKTIGRYSFPLSLVPTVERIISVYGDVSAPSLINSNVAGQIYILFCATVKEMEHLHLDQVSPEKMLKWRDAIKDALRINFNVEFAMNHLKKIARAYFCLAGRQVLQSIDDKLDALYNERAQTYERFQDCLADAEDFSGKSVSTGLFP; encoded by the exons ATGCATTCTCCAATAGGACAACCAAAAGCTTCAAACCGACCTCAGACAAGAGGTTGTGGAAGtataaatcaatttcaaaGGAGAATAGATAAGAGGAAGAATGGCAAGAAG AATACCCACCTGACAGAGATAATAAAAATGTTGATAGTCGAGTACCATGAAGTTCGGTCAAGAGATCTGgagcaacaagaaaattcTTATTCCTACTCGGTTAACCAGGCCCAGGATCATCATCCAGTCTTCTCTGTCCAG GATGCTCAGGGGATGGACTCTAATAGAGGAGGAACTCCTGACGAG CTTGATGGTCTGCAACTTGATGATTTATTGGACGATCTGCCGTCCAATGAATTGGATACTAGCGAACCTGTTGTCCAACCAAACAGGACATTGGCTGAATTCCTCATGAAAATCGATGAGGATGTTCAAAGCAACGTTGATATCTCCGACTTTATGAGTTTTTTAGAGGGGGAGCACAAAACCATTGGAAGATACAGCTTCCCACTGTCTTTGGTTCCGACTGTTGAAAGGATTATTAGTGTCTATGGTGATGTTTCGGCTCCGAGTTTAATAAACTCCAATGTTGCAGGGCAAATCTATATACTTTTCTGTGCTACCGTGAAAGAGATGGAGCATCTCCACCTTGATCAGGTTTCACCagaaaaaatgttgaaatggCGAGATGCCATCAAGGATGCTCTCCGCATCAATTTCAATGTGGAATTTgcaatgaatcatttgaagaAAATAGCTCGGGCGTATTTCTGCCTGGCAGGAAGACAAGTGCTCCAAAGCATAGATGACAAATTGGATGCCTTGTACAACGAACGTGCTCAGACATACGAGAGGTTCCAGGACTGTCTGGCTGATGCAGAGGACTTTTCTGGCAAGTCCGTCAGCACTGGTTTATTTCCTTAG
- the LOC108662977 gene encoding peptidyl-prolyl cis-trans isomerase NIMA-interacting 4-like, producing MGKDKEAKGKGKQAGSGSDASASKGKGKAEKGDGLGTCTCVKARHILCEKQGKINEAYKKLEDGWLSNGDKVPPAEFAKIAQEYSECPSGKKGGDSGWFPRGNMAGPFQEVAFSTAVGATSAPFKSTNGYHIILCEGRKN from the coding sequence ATGGGGAAGGATAAGGAAGCCAAAGGAAAAGGTAAACAAGCCGGAAGTGGAAGTGATGCGAGTGCTTCAAAGGGTAAAGGGAAAGCTGAGAAGGGAGATGGGCTTGGCACCTGCACTTGTGTTAAAGCTAGGCACATCTTATGTGAGAAGCAGGGGAAGATCAATGAAGCTTACAAGAAACTGGAAGATGGTTGGCTTAGCAATGGTGATAAGGTCCCACCAGCTGAATTTGCAAAGATAGCTCAAGAATATTCAGAATGCCCATCGGGGAAGAAGGGTGGAGATTCAGGATGGTTTCCGCGGGGTAACATGGCTGGCCCATTTCAGGAAGTTGCCTTCAGCACAGCTGTTGGAGCTACTAGTGCACCCTTCAAATCAACAAATGGATACCATATCATCTTGTGCGAAGGAAGGAAGAATTGA
- the LOC18594145 gene encoding bZIP transcription factor 44, producing MEDGELEAFQHYTNEGLIEVNEMTDQIKCLQEEIGRLSPENRHLKEETGRLTAENRHSKRRNSSNECLQEEIGRLSTENRRLKEETGRLTTQNRHLEEHIRQLQSKGKLPAEAVLLRQDSHISQTTSEYKRENAQIIPRINFTTQHYTTIEAKNSEMRAQLMELSQRLQSLNEIIRFSNDAFDGEDTSLAFMEPAESDSFLNPWNLSILNQPIVDSADIMFQYLQY from the exons ATGGAGGATGGAGAATTAGAAGCTTTCCAGCATTATACCAATGAGGGACTG ATAGAAGTTAATGAAATGACTGACCAGATCAAATGCTTGCAAGAGGAAATTGGAAGGTTGAGTCCTGAGAACAGACacttaaaagaagaaacaggACGGTTGACTGCTGAGAACAGAcactcaaaaagaagaaacagtTCG AACGAATGCTTGCAAGAGGAAATTGGACGGTTGAGTACCGAGAACAGACGGTTAAAAGAGGAAACAGGACGGTTGACTACCCAGAACAGACACTTAGAAGAGCATATCAGACAGCTGCAATCCAAGGGGAAACTTCCAGCAGAAGCTGTGCTACTGAGACAAGACAGTCATATTTCCCAAACAACCAGCGAGTATAAACGTGAAAATGCCCAG ATCATTCCGAGAATAAACTTCACCACCCAGCATTACACGACCATTGAGGCTAAGAACTCAGAGATGAGAGCTCAACTTATGGAGCTTAGCCAAAGGCTGCAGTCTTTAAATGAAATCATCAGGTTCTCGAatgatgcttttgatggtgaGGATACAAGCCTTGCTTTCATGGAGCCTGCTGAATCTGACAGCTTCCTAAACCCATGGAATTTGTCCATTTTGAATCAGCCGATTGTAGACTCTGCAGATATCATGTTTCAGTATCTTCAGTATTGA